One segment of Salvia splendens isolate huo1 chromosome 20, SspV2, whole genome shotgun sequence DNA contains the following:
- the LOC121782598 gene encoding serine/threonine-protein kinase STY46-like isoform X2, protein MEKVEDVLLHQKLLASAKDPDNRPVFHIRLLEHACTRDDDFEGEQISSALPASFPHYTNNGVHSSNERNSGGDCETCSRLEDLNLDVRKDSNDVNKEISPEGFVQREEASCLPIHEIIFSTLDKPKLLSQLSALLSDAGLNIREAHVFSTTDGYSLDVFVVDGWHSEDTEGLYNMMRKAIAESEGSWSGSSRSQSILEKAIAAQRNSEDWEIDWRLLKIGGKIASGSCGDLYRGVYLCEDCAVKVLRSEHLNNSLEAEFAQEVAILRQVQHDNVVRFVGACTKLPHLCIVTGMEYLHQKDVIHRDLKTANLLMDSFSVVKVADFGVARFQNNGGVMTAETGTYRWMAPEVINHEPYDQKADVFSFAIVLWELVTAKVPYDNMTPLQAALGVRQGLRPELPTNAHPKIISLMQRCWEAVPSERPSFSEIRIELEALQQEVNVCATNSC, encoded by the exons ATGGAAAAAGTGGAAGATGTGTTGTTACATCAAAAGCTTCTTGCTAGTGCAAAGGATCCTGACAATCGACCTGTTTTCCACATCCGTTTACTAGAG CATGCTTGCACTAGAGATGATGATTTTGAAGGGGAACAAATTTCAAGTGCTCTTCCTGCCTCATTTCCACATTATACTAATAATGGTGTCCACTCGTCAAATGAAAG GAATTCTGGGGGTGACTGTGAGACTTGTTCTAGGCTTGAGGATCTGAATCTGGATGTTAGGAAGGATTCTAATGACGTGAACAAGGAAATTTCTCCTGAAGGTTTTGTGCAAAG GGAGGAAGCATCATGCTTACCAATTCATGAGATAATATTTTCAACACTTGACAAACCAAAACTTCTCAGTCAG CTATCTGCTTTGCTCTCTGATGCTGGACTAAATATCCGTGAAGCTCATGTTTTTTCCACAACAGATGGCTACTCCTTGGACGTATTTGTTGTTGATGGATGGCATTCTGAG GATACGGAAGGATTATACAACATGATGAGGAAAGCAATTGCTGAGAGTGAG GGATCATGGTCTGGTTCTTCACGATCTCAATCAATTTTGGAGAAAGCCATTGCTGCACAAAGAAATTCTGAAGATTGGGAAATCGATTGGCGATTGTTGAAGATAGGGGGAAAAATTGCATCTGGATCATGTGGAGATCT GTATCGCGGAGTATATCTTTGTGAAGATTGTGCTGTCAAGGTACTGAGATCCGAGCATTTGAATAACTCTCTGGAGGCAGAGTTTGCACAGGAAGTTGCTATTCTAAG ACAGGTACAGCACGACAATGTTGTACGTTTCGTTGGTGCTTGCACAAAGTTGCCACATTTATGCATAGTGACAG GAATGGAGTACCTACACCAGAAGGATGTTATTCACAGGGATCTGAAAACTGCAAATTTGCTTATGGATTCTTTCAGT GTTGTTAAAGTGGCAGATTTTGGAGTTGCTCGGTTCCAGAACAATGGCGGGGTTATGACTGCAGAAACTGGAACATACCGATGGATGGCACCTGAG GTGATAAACCATGAACCGTATGACCAAAAAGCAGATGTTTTCAGTTTTGCCATTGTTCTTTGGGAGCTTGTGACAGCCAAG GTACCTTATGATAACATGACTCCTCTACAAGCTGCCTTAGGAGTGAGACAG GGACTTCGACCGGAACTCCCAACGAATGCACATCCGAAAATAATAAGCCTGATGCAGAGATGTTGGGAAGCCGTTCCTAGCGAGCGGCCTTCATTCAGCGAGATCAGAATCGAGCTGGAGGCACTCCAGCAGGAAGTAAATGTGTGTGCAACAAATTCATGCTAA
- the LOC121782598 gene encoding serine/threonine-protein kinase STY46-like isoform X1 codes for MEKVEDVLLHQKLLASAKDPDNRPVFHIRLLEHACTRDDDFEGEQISSALPASFPHYTNNGVHSSNERNSGGDCETCSRLEDLNLDVRKDSNDVNKEISPEGFVQREEASCLPIHEIIFSTLDKPKLLSQLSALLSDAGLNIREAHVFSTTDGYSLDVFVVDGWHSEDTEGLYNMMRKAIAESEGSWSGSSRSQSILEKAIAAQRNSEDWEIDWRLLKIGGKIASGSCGDLYRGVYLCEDCAVKVLRSEHLNNSLEAEFAQEVAILRQVQHDNVVRFVGACTKLPHLCIVTEYMPRGSLYEYLHKNHPSLKLPQLLKFAIDVCKGMEYLHQKDVIHRDLKTANLLMDSFSVVKVADFGVARFQNNGGVMTAETGTYRWMAPEVINHEPYDQKADVFSFAIVLWELVTAKVPYDNMTPLQAALGVRQGLRPELPTNAHPKIISLMQRCWEAVPSERPSFSEIRIELEALQQEVNVCATNSC; via the exons ATGGAAAAAGTGGAAGATGTGTTGTTACATCAAAAGCTTCTTGCTAGTGCAAAGGATCCTGACAATCGACCTGTTTTCCACATCCGTTTACTAGAG CATGCTTGCACTAGAGATGATGATTTTGAAGGGGAACAAATTTCAAGTGCTCTTCCTGCCTCATTTCCACATTATACTAATAATGGTGTCCACTCGTCAAATGAAAG GAATTCTGGGGGTGACTGTGAGACTTGTTCTAGGCTTGAGGATCTGAATCTGGATGTTAGGAAGGATTCTAATGACGTGAACAAGGAAATTTCTCCTGAAGGTTTTGTGCAAAG GGAGGAAGCATCATGCTTACCAATTCATGAGATAATATTTTCAACACTTGACAAACCAAAACTTCTCAGTCAG CTATCTGCTTTGCTCTCTGATGCTGGACTAAATATCCGTGAAGCTCATGTTTTTTCCACAACAGATGGCTACTCCTTGGACGTATTTGTTGTTGATGGATGGCATTCTGAG GATACGGAAGGATTATACAACATGATGAGGAAAGCAATTGCTGAGAGTGAG GGATCATGGTCTGGTTCTTCACGATCTCAATCAATTTTGGAGAAAGCCATTGCTGCACAAAGAAATTCTGAAGATTGGGAAATCGATTGGCGATTGTTGAAGATAGGGGGAAAAATTGCATCTGGATCATGTGGAGATCT GTATCGCGGAGTATATCTTTGTGAAGATTGTGCTGTCAAGGTACTGAGATCCGAGCATTTGAATAACTCTCTGGAGGCAGAGTTTGCACAGGAAGTTGCTATTCTAAG ACAGGTACAGCACGACAATGTTGTACGTTTCGTTGGTGCTTGCACAAAGTTGCCACATTTATGCATAGTGACAG AGTACATGCCCAGAGGGAGCCTTTATGAATATTTGCATAAAAATCATCCCTCGTTGAAGCTCCCACAGTTGTTGAAATTCGCAATTGATGTCTGCAAAGGAATGGAGTACCTACACCAGAAGGATGTTATTCACAGGGATCTGAAAACTGCAAATTTGCTTATGGATTCTTTCAGT GTTGTTAAAGTGGCAGATTTTGGAGTTGCTCGGTTCCAGAACAATGGCGGGGTTATGACTGCAGAAACTGGAACATACCGATGGATGGCACCTGAG GTGATAAACCATGAACCGTATGACCAAAAAGCAGATGTTTTCAGTTTTGCCATTGTTCTTTGGGAGCTTGTGACAGCCAAG GTACCTTATGATAACATGACTCCTCTACAAGCTGCCTTAGGAGTGAGACAG GGACTTCGACCGGAACTCCCAACGAATGCACATCCGAAAATAATAAGCCTGATGCAGAGATGTTGGGAAGCCGTTCCTAGCGAGCGGCCTTCATTCAGCGAGATCAGAATCGAGCTGGAGGCACTCCAGCAGGAAGTAAATGTGTGTGCAACAAATTCATGCTAA
- the LOC121782801 gene encoding extensin, producing MGRRAKMASSLTVTAALVVAVLSICLPAIANADNYHYTSPPPPYHYSSPPPPVHSPPPPYHYSSPPPPVHSPPPPYHYSSPPPPPHVYKYKSPPPPKHPYVYKSPPPPPPVYKYKSPPPPTPVYKYKSPPPPKHPYVYKSPPPPTPVYKYKSPPPPKHPYVYKSPPPPPKHPYVYKSPPPPPKHHYVYKSPPPPTPVYKYKSPPPPPKHHYIYKSPPPPTPVYKYKSPPPPPKHHYVYKSPPPPTPVYKYKSPPPPPKHHYIYKSPPPPTPVYKYKSPPPPKHHYIYKSPPPPTPVYKYKSPPPPPKHHYVYKSPPPPTPVYKYKSPPPPPKHHYVYKSPPPPTPVYKYKSPPPPPKHHYVYKSPPPPTPVYKYKSPPPPPTPVYKYKSPPPPPVHKPYYYSSPPPPHHY from the coding sequence ATGGGAAGAAGAGCAAAAATGGCTTCTTCTCTCACCGTCACCGCCGCCTTGGTGGTGGCAGTGCTTTCCATCTGCCTGCCGGCGATAGCCAATGCCGATAACTACCACTacacttctcctcctcctccctaccACTACTCTTCCCCACCGCCCCCAGTGCACTccccacctcctccgtaccacTACTCGTCTCCACCTCCACCAGTCCACTCTCCACCACCTCCATACCACTACTCatctccacctccaccaccacatGTGTACAAATACAaatccccaccaccaccaaagcaCCCGTATGTTTACAAGTcccctcctccaccaccaccagtgTACAAATACAAATCACCCCCACCGCCAACACCAGTGTACAAGTACAAGTCTCCACCGCCACCAAAGCACCCATACGTGTACAAGTCTCCTCCTCCACCAACTCCAGTCTACAAGTACAagtcaccaccaccaccaaaacACCCATACGTCTACAAGTCACCACCCCCACCACCTAAGCACCCATACGTCTACAAGTCCCCGCCACCACCACCCAAGCACCACTACGTCTACAAGTCTCCCCCTCCCCCAACCCCAGTGTACAAGTACAAatctcctccaccaccacccaaGCACCACTACATCTACAagtctcctcctcctccaactCCAGTCTACAAGTACaaatctccaccaccaccgcctaAGCACCACTACGTCTACAAGTCTCCTCCTCCCCCAACCCCAGTCTACAAGTAcaaatcaccaccaccaccgcccaAGCACCACTACATCTACAagtctcctcctcctccaaccCCAGTCTACAAGTAcaaatcaccaccaccacccaaGCACCACTACATCTACAAGTCTCCCCCTCCTCCAACTCCAGTCTACAAGTACaaatctccaccaccaccgcccaAGCACCACTACGTCTACAAGTCTCCCCCTCCTCCAACTCCAGTCTACAAGTAcaaatcaccaccaccaccacccaaGCACCACTACGTCTACAAGTCTCCTCCTCCCCCAACCCCAGTCTACAAATACAAGTCTCCCCCACCACCGCCTAAGCACCACTACGTGTACAAGTCTCCTCCTCCCCCAACCCCGGTCTACAAGTACaaatctccaccaccaccacccactCCAGTCTACAAATACAAGTCTCCACCTCCCCCACCGGTGCACAAGCCATACTACTACTCTTCCCCACCTCCCCCTCACCACTACTGA